The proteins below come from a single Malus domestica chromosome 03, GDT2T_hap1 genomic window:
- the LOC103418890 gene encoding uncharacterized protein, with protein sequence MRDKVACFNENAVNVSHPSCSSYANTSCVSPNLTPSVQNAVSCFYKITLSSTQKQLLVTVSWCKNHYAQGLTIKLSDDPSAASFKLNTNSGIFRKKKGTKVIESDNLKTEIFWDLSRAKYDVSGPEPVEGFYILVMIDSEIGLVLGDMAGEAVSKKFKTSGVAKASLVSRQEHCSGNALYSTRAQFSDTGIEHDILIKYSGENEGLKHPVLSVCIDKKTVIRVKRLKWNFRGNQTIFVDGLLVDLMWDVHNWFFNPSSRYAVFMFRTRRGTDSRLWLEEKMVHKEHDKVEFSLLMYACKIS encoded by the coding sequence ATGAGAGACAAAGTTGCTTGTTTCAATGAAAATGCAGTAAATGTGTCTCATCCTTCATGTTCTAGCTATGCAAACACTTCTTGTGTTTCTCCAAACTTAACTCCTTCAGTCCAAAATGCAGTCTCATGCTTCTACAAAATCACTCTCTCCTCCACTCAAAAGCAGCTTTTGGTCACAGTCTCCTGGTGCAAAAACCACTACGCACAAGGCTTGACCATTAAGCTTTCTGACGATCCCTCAGCAGCATCCTTCAAGTTGAACACAAATTCGGGTATCTTCAGAAAGAAGAAAGGCACCAAAGTCATCGAATCTGATAATTTGAAGACAGAAATCTTTTGGGATCTCTCTAGAGCAAAGTATGATGTTAGTGGTCCTGAACCTGTTGAGGGTTTTTACATTTTGGTCATGATTGATTCAGAAATAGGCCTAGTTCTTGGTGACATGGCCGGAGAAGCTGTAAGCAAGAAGTTCAAGACCAGCGGTGTTGCGAAAGCCTCTCTTGTTTCGAGGCAAGAGCATTGTTCCGGAAATGCTCTTTATTCCACCCGAGCTCAATTCAGTGACACAGGCATTGAACATGACATTTTGATAAAATATAGTGGGGAAAATGAAGGCTTAAAACATCCGGTTTTATCCGTTTGCATCGATAAAAAGACGGTCATTCGAGTAAAGAGGCTGAAGTGGAATTTTAGAGGGAATCAGACAATTTTTGTTGATGGGTTGCTTGTTGATCTGATGTGGGATGTTCATAACTGGTTCTTCAATCCTTCATCAAGGTATGCAGTGTTCATGTTCAGAACAAGACGTGGGACGGAtagcagattgtggttggaagAGAAGATGGTGCACAAGGAGCACGACAAAGTTGAATTCTCCTTGTTGATGTATGCCTGTAAGATCTCATAA